The Zea mays cultivar B73 chromosome 7, Zm-B73-REFERENCE-NAM-5.0, whole genome shotgun sequence DNA segment CGTAAAATTAAATGAAAAAAATACCATACTTTAGTTTGAAAAGGTAGGTAATACTTGTCTTAATCATGTCATATAAGCATCAACAATATGAGTAATTTTTCAGTTCTGTATATAAACTATACAAACACTGACCCATCACATTTAAAGTTCATTATTCTCCTGATCATTTCATTCTGACATTTTTTAAAAATGGCACTTAGTATTTTTAAGCAACTTTAAAAAATTATTCTTCATTGAAATATATCAGCATTATGCAGTGTGAAAAAAATATCTCCAAAACTTTGATAACTCCGATATAAAAACCTAATTTGGTATTCAGTGAAGTATTTACCTTCAATGCCACAGTTCCAGCTGTAGTTGTCATTGCACCCATCACGACCACCTTCTCCATTTGCATCATTGTGCTGGATGATTTTTTATTTCATTCAAAAGAGGAATGTTGACACATGAGACACATTGTATACAAGACATCAAGAATACTGCACTGTTTGCTAGTTACCTTGGAGTTATATGAAACAAGGTCACATAAAGTAAATCCATCATGAGCAATTACAAAGTTCACACTATGGTAAGGCTTCCGATTGTTCACCTGCCAACCAAGACATCAGGGAACTTTATTTCGCAAATGACTGTTAGAAAAAAGAAATTAATGCTGCTTTTCAAATCAATAAAACCTTAGAACTCGCCAACGAAGCCTCAAAAAACCCATAAAGAAAAAAGGAAATGTCTAGCACCGAACTGGTTTTATAATTTCAAATGGCATCTCACTGTTACAATGTTACTTGCTATACAGATGCTGCCTTTAAACAAGTGGACCCAGGAGACACTAGTTTGATGGTTTATAGCTTTTTTTCGAAAGCACGGCAAGAGAATTGATGTGACCAAAATTTTATTAGATACGGAAGAGAAATACACTGCTGAAAGAAAAGAAAGCAAAGCAAAAGGTAACAAAAGCCTCCCACACAATCAAACTCACTCCAAAAGAAAAAGACCCTCCACACTCACTAACACTCATTAACACTTAaaaagcagcagcagccacccacTGCGAGGAAATGTCTTCCTTGATGAGATAGGCAACTGTCGAGACTGACTTCTCCAAGTTTTGAGAAGTTCTTCTATTCCTTTCTTTCCAAATCTCCCACCAAAAATAGATCGTGAGACCATCAAAACATCTATGTTCTTTCTCCATGTTTTCTGTCTCAAGGGCGAAGTGTGGGCTGTATGTTTCTTTGTGTgtgggccggggggggggggggggggggggggggggggggggggctcgtcTCCCCTTTCCTTGTACTCTATGTATAGTTGCACACCCTTTTCTTAATGAATAAATGAAATGATGTGCAGTTCTTCTGTGTGTTAGGAAAAAATATTGCACTAAAATGTTAGCGCAAGATACATATAAACAAGTGCATAGTTTCAATTGAGCTAATCAAAACACAGAAAACCATTGAGTAAATTGGAGGCCCCAAAAGGAAGTAGCACTTAAATGGCATAATCAACCAAGTAATATTGTCAACAATGGCTAAACCAATATGCCAATAAAGAAATAGCACAAGAGCACCTGGTAGAGATCTGCAGAACCAGAAACGCGAGTTGCAAACACCCCCTTCATACCAGGATCTCCCTGCAAATGTTTAGTGGCATCGGGTCAATGATGATTCCTTCGTGATTGAGAATAAGAGTTTGAGGGGTACAGATGAATCACGAAACAAAATGCTGCACACATTCTGACAGAGTGTTTTAAAGACTCGTTTAAACATTGAGGTATAAATTTGTCTAATGCCACTGATGTGTAAAATAGTTAGTGTTTTGATTGTACATCCTGTTTCTTATTAAAAAATTGAAGGGGTCCATGTAATATGGTGAAGAATATGTCCTGAAAAACTAAAATGACAATTATCTGTCAAACTCCTAGAAGATAACCATTTCCTGCAAAATATTAGCGTAAGCAGCCCACTACCATGTGGATCACTTGCATATAAATATGAACTGGAAATCTGCAAATGAATCATGAAAATGGAAAGGACGTTCATAAGCAATATGATTCAGCCAGTTTGATCCAGTAGTACTATTATCTCTTCATAATCTTTTAATGATGATGTGGATCACAATCGTGTGTACTTTTTGTTTACAAGAAATGTAATTGTCAATAAAAAACCCATCCGGTAGGGGAAAGACCGACCCCACAGTATTATGTTAAGAAGCTTAATCGGAGTCTGACCGAGAAAGGTCATGAAAACTGCACCCCCACCCCCTGCAACATGAGGGTCCGCCCCCTATAGACTTGATCTTTACTCGTGCTTTAAGTCCTCAACCCCTACACGAGGATCCGCCCACCATAGGTCAATCCATCTCGTGTGCACACAATCAGGGGAACCAGCGAGTGATCTTTTTAACCTTACCTTGAAATTCGCTCCAACTGGGATTCAAACTCAGGACCTAAGAAATGCTATTCAAACCACATGGTCAACTCGGCTAGAGGCACTTTCTTATGTAATTGTCAATAAGGCTTCCAGTCTGCAATAGACTCAATAGAAAGATtctaatttggtgataacatcaAACCTTAAAAGCAGATGATAAGTGACTGGGAAAAACTAACCATGACCTCGAAATCTAATAAATCGAATGGATTCGGAAAACCCTATTGTCCATTTTCTGGAAGTTGCTAAGATAGGATCTGTTTCAGGATACCATTTCCAAGCAAGGTGTATATCTCCCTAATAAGGTAAATCCTACATTACTGAATGTTTTGATGTCCATTATCCCATACTCCATAGATATTATTTCAGAGTTGCCGCATTATTTACTAGTGAATAAAAACTGCTGTAGGATTTCTTTGATCATCAGACTTTTGCACCACATTCAAGGGATGTCTTCATCTTTCTCAACATTGACTGCTTCCAAAATAAACTCAGTTTTCTGTAAAAGATGAGCACAAACTACTAAATGAAAAAAATGGACAGAACCGGAGTGTGAACCTAAGCCTAAGTATATTGTCAAATGAGTGGTCCTATGTAACAGTTAAAAGAGAATGTGCGGATTGAAATTTATGAGCCAAATAAACGATACACTAGCGTACTTATAAAAAGGATAAACTAGCATAAGAACATAGTCACAAGAAACGGGTACAGTGGTAGCGACCCTCGACCCAGAAACATCGTCCCCGACCCGGATATGCGGGGTCATTTTTGTTTCCACCATGTAAAAATTTCTCACAGGCAGTGTACCACGTTCCTCGACCCCGTTCCTTGACCCTATCGATCCGAAAACTTTGTGACTATGCATAAGAATCATCTCTATCATGGCATCAATAGAACCCTTTCATATGTGTATTGCAGTATATATTCCTAATTTCTAAGCCACCTCTGATTCTCTGGTCAGAAAGTACCTTAATAAATCTTCGAATATCATCTCTGTACTTCCCGTTCCATTCAGCCCACCTAGAAGATCAATGGTGAACACATTCGTTATTTCGTATATAATTAGTGGAAATGAAGAACATATTCATTATTTCTTATATAACCAATGGCAAACATAATCGTCATATGGGGGCTGCTAGGACATCATCACAGAACACCACACCCACTCCGGCACCACCATAGGTGAGCAGATGATTTGTCCGTCAGACTCTTGGTGTGCTGTGATGACAAAAATGAACTGCAAAGCCTTGGCAAGCTTTGATGGCGCCATATCTCTAGCAATGAACCAAATAGTTCCCTAAACTGTGGACAGCTATGGCGTGGTTGAGTAAAGAATCAAACAGGCACCATGATCTCTTAATGGCAATGTAGAGCCAGCACCATTGCTTTCCAGGACAGTGAAGCATGTATGCTGAGTCTGAATGGAATAATATAGCGGCAAGAGTTCCATTCAACAATGAACAACCAAAATCTCATGCACAAGCAGTGTGGTTTGTAATTTATTTAAGAATAGGTAGTTCAGACTTCAGAGACAATTCTATCATCTAAGTTCTGTAGAGAACAAGACTCTTTTGCATTACATTCACCATAATATTAAGGGGGGTCTTAGTAGCTAGTACTAAACAGTTAAAAGGAAAAACTATGAAATAAAGTAATAAACACTTAAATTCGTTCGTTCGTACATTTCGTCATATTGTCAAATTAGTAAGTTCAAAAAATTACTATCAAATTACCTGTCCCAATTAGGGAACCTCCCTACTAGATAAAGGCCACCACAGTCCCAAGGTTCAGCAATGATCTTACATCTAGACAATACAGAGTCTTTGGCAATTTCCTTCAACCAAATAAATAAAGAATCAGATAAAATCATTAAGAACATCTGataaatttacaaataagaatgaATCTATTGGGTCGGAGAATGATGGGTCATATTTGTTTTGTGTTGACAACACATGGTTCATCCTCAACAATTTTCTTCAAGTGGGTGGCAGGGTTAATTAAAATGTTCCGATACCCAAAAAAAACTTAGCCATACACACCTCATCCAACAATAAACATTGATTTTTTTTGCATAATTGCACTCATACGAATTTGTCAGATATAGTAGCACTACTTTCACTAAAATAATGATAGTAACATTTAAGAATCTATGTTTGTGTTTGCAGCAAATATAGTACTTCATTTATCTGACTAAAAAAGCACAAAAATGACAGCTAAAGGAAAAAAACCATTGCAGGCTTGATATTGCAAGAAGTACCTTAATAAGTGGAGGTGCATCAAGAGGACTGCCATCTGGTCCACGACAAAGAACACTCGCAAGGTCAAACCGAAATCCATCTATGTGATACTCCTTAACCCTTGAAGAAACAAAAGCACTCATGCAATCAGAAACAACACAAAACTGAAACTGATATCAAGTAAAATAGGACTAGGCAATGCATTATCCATCTTACTGCAGCTATTTACAAAAAAATCTATAGCATCAGTTATATCATACCACAACCAAATGATTGCTAGTTATCAACTAAGGCTGTCTCCAACAGCTTTCATATCTCACCTCCTATCTCGTCTCCTATTTCAACTCTACTCTGTAAACAATGTACTCTacagtgcaaaacagtgttttgcacGACCATATTTACGGTTTGTTGAAGACGGCCTAACAAGAGCCCGCATTGTGGGCTTGTTTGATTGGCACCCTAGCCTGGGGGGGCTGCACCCAAGCAGGTCGATTCGACCCAGGTGATCGAAATAAAATGCTTGCATGGCTGCTTTGTGCAGGTGTGTTCCCTGGGTCGGGAACCAAATGTGTCCTGTATTCTAGAGGTAGTTTTCATGGACCACGGGGTGTATGAGATATGTCCACCAACCCAAGCTCAGCTCCAAATAGATATATGTATACATTTTCATTAATGGGAGTGGAAATTAAATGCTGTAGTAATCAAAGCAACAAGCCACCAACTACTCTTAAGAACAAATATGTGAACGAGCATTCACGTAAACCTGACAAGTATGTATGAAATCTACACATAGGTGCCACAGAAAAATCAAAGCTGTAAGTTATGTCATACCAATGTCTTAAACTGTCAAGTACAAGCTCCTTGACAACAGGATGGTTGCAGTTTAGTGTATTCCCTGCATTACACCAGACAGTTTATGAAGAGTAATAGAAGTCCTGCTAATTATAAGATTCAGAACATATATTGCAGGAAAAATCTATCTATCAAGAACTAGAGTACTAGACCAACATGAGATTTAAGCAGGCTTTCACAAATGTTCAACAAGGCTTGCCCTATAGGTTGCAGGTCTCAAATCAGTGTGACACAGTATACCGATACCAGTTTAAAAATGGATGAGTGGTTTTCTTCACCCTTCTATGAGTTAACCTAGCAGCCACATTAATTATGTAATTGCCAGGTACAGTCTGCCAGCAGTGCGACACACAATGAAAACATGTATCGCGCATCAAACTACATTGTATCATTCAAGGTCCATGGTACAAAGTTAGTAACCACATATACTGTTTAGTCACCAGAGATGCTTGAATAAACACCATTGCAAGAGATAAGCCATAAGTAACAAAAGACAGAACCACCCTAAAACCAAGGAGCAtaccatgcaaatcatgacagTGTTTAACCTATAGCCTATAGGCATCTAGCAGTACCAGACTGCATCCAAAAAACATGACATGTAATAGACCTCAATTTAGAAAGAGAAGCTTAGGACCATGGTTTTACCGCAACCCGAGAAGTTCAGCAGCTGTGCACTGTTGTTGAGATCTAACATGTAATAGACCTACAAGAACAACAATTTGTTTTCCTCACAAATTCGTCCAGAGATTGATGACACCCCATCATACAAGTCTCTCCATGGACTTGGAACTTAAATGATAGAACAGCAAGTAAAGAGGTATTCTGCAATCACCTTGTTATCAATACCACGAAAGGAAGTCATGTAAGGGTTAACATCATCAGCTTCATTTGTATGGTTGTAAACTACATCCAAAATAACCTATTGAAATATGATTATACAATTAAATATTTTTTGGACAAGATTATCAAAAACATCGGTCAAGCATAAGATTTATTATGTCTACAGGATGTCAATACCTCAATTCCAGAATTATGAAATGCCTTGACCATCTGTTTGAGCTCTTTGGAAGCAGCCACAGGTCCACCACCAGCACTAGCATAACGACTCATGGGCGCAAAAAAGTTGATTGTAGAATATCCCCATGTATTTACCTTTGAAATGAAAAGGTGGGGTGTCACGCCACTGATGAATTTGAAGTGCTGCATCAAAAAGGTTATCAAACTTTTACCATGTGGTCCCTTGGGTTAGGGAACCTCTTCAACTCCAGCTCATCGAACTCAAAAACAGGAAGTAGTTCCACTGCATTAACGCCAAGTTCCAGCAAATGAGGAATCTACGAAACCAGCACTATTTCATGTATAAGTCATTAAAAAATCAGCATGGAAACTGGAAGGTAGCCTGTGTCAATATCAGGTACCCAAAACTAAATCAGCAGAAAGCACAATTTGTGATAATAATAGGTAATCTTACTTTATCAATGACACCAAGGTAACTTCCACGAATAGCTGGAGCAAGCCTGCTTGACTCGTCGGCAGTGAAGGCACGGACATTCATTTCATATATAACAAGATCTGTCTAGATTAAAGAACGAAAATGTGGTGAGAATTACGTGTTTGGGATATTTTGTGCACTATGATAATTGATAAAAGATCTTAATACCTCAGGCAAATTAGGAAGCTTATAATTGTCACCCCAGTCAAAAGGTGAGCTATCGAAATCATATGTTCCGAAAAGCTGGCTTGGCTTCTCTTTTTCAACAGCAAAGTGCTTTCGACCATAAACTAATTTTGCATAGGGGTCCAGAAGAATAACGCTGTCATCAAATCTATGACCTTGTTGCCACCCTTGAGGACCATTAATGCGATACCCATAAAGAACACCAGAAGCAGGCAAACCCTGAAATTAAAAGACTTCTTTAAAGCTGACAGATGAGTACAGAAGTACAATTATAGTAAATTATAAGTGGATGAAAATTTAGTAATTGAGTATGCATACAAGGGGCACCAAAACAGATAGAGGGCAAAGAAGCTAGAACTGATGAAGCAAAATAGCTCATTTTATGAGACAGTACTCAACAGTGCTTTCTGTCAACAGGGAAGATAGGCTCATAACAGAAGGTCAGCAATTTGAAAATATGGGTATCACGTCAGGTACAGTCCCTCCCAAATGCAGGTGATCTTTATTAAATGGAGCATGCACTAGTGAATATGTAACCACAATAAAAATATACATAAGAAAAAATATTGCGGTTCTTGTTTGATGAATGTTAGTGCGGAGCAAGCTGTCCATAAAAAAGAATAATGTGTTTATCTCCAAAGGTAAAATAGTATCAGAACTAAAGAAAATTACCTCCACTGACACATGCCATATATCTCCAGTTTTGTTCTTCTGGCGGTCTAAAGCAAACTCTACAATGTCCACATCATCTTGGTTGCCTCTGAAAAAAAATCAGAAGGCATATTGAGTATGCCATATTACTTTTCGAGAGCAAGAAGTAAAAGGCTACAATTCAGTGCTTTTCAGCATGGTGATGATTTGAACCAAGCTCCAAGTTTACAATTCAGATCATTACAGGAAATAAATGTGAGGGATCATGAACTATATCATTCTTTGTGGACCCTATCAGGTAATAGTCCTTCAGTTATGGCTTCGATTTGGTTGTTGGTATGTTGTGTGATGAAATGGAAATTTCATTTATTAGGGATCATTTCAGTAAAAGTGATATCGGTTATAACCATTACAGTATTTAAACTTTAGATTTTTTCTAATTTCTTTCAGCACAGAATTGGTGTCATCACTAAGTTAAATTGAAAATATAGAGTTTGACTGAGTGGGAATTGTTTTCCATATAGGAAATATTACTATCGACCAGTTTCATCCCTATATGATTCTTTTCAGTTGGTGGATGATCAGGGGTGAGGGTGACAGGGTGTTCATTGAAGCACTTCAGATTTCAGTGTGCCAAGCGCATCCCAAAACACCAAATGATGTGTGGCGGGTTGTGCAAACAGTATTGACATCTCTTTGAAACCCTGAAACAAGAGTAGCCATGGACTGACTAACCAAGGTTTAATATGCAAAGAAAGCAACCATGAAGTATGAACACATACAGTAACAGTGGTAACTAAAATTGTATGGAGAAGATTAGAATTCTAAGGTGGCAAAAAAACTACAAGCTCATATCTGAAGGGAAACAAAAGAAGTTCAGTTAACTAGCCAGCAGTTAGGTCGAATGACATGGAAAGTAACATCACAACACAGTTTGAGGGAAAATATTACCTCTCAGGAAAATTCAAGCAAAGGGTGACAGAAGAAGCATGTTGTGAGAATATTGCAAAATTTAACCCATCGTCAACTTGTGACACTCCTAGGGGGAAGGCTTTGCCTGAAGAATATTTCAAGGGCACTTCATTGCCAGATGAAGTGTGTCCCATTTCCTGTAAATACGAAATGGATAAACATCATCCCCAAAAGAACACATGACAAACAATGCACAGTAAGTTCAGATGCAAAATTCAATTTTGGAATAGCAAAATGTGTCAGGATACACTACAGCGTATAAATACAGAACACATTTGCATACAACAAAAATTTACTTGCACGGTACCAACCCATCACTTGAAACTGGCCAATGATATCAAGCAACATAATATAATGAACCAGTGGTTCAATGAAATAGTAGTGCGCTACAGGCCCTGGAGCATGGTGTGATTAGATACCTTGGTCACACTCCTCCCCGCCTTCCCGCTCTGAACTTTCGTCGTGGTACTCCGCAAGGCATCAAATCCCTGTACCTGCGCCACCACGAAATTTGCTTATATCAGATAATCCACAGATCAGCATGCCACTGAGGCACAAACCTACCAAAAATCGAGACACCTGCCTTTCCAAAAtaccctcctcctcctccacacCCTGACGCGATCCCAAGCTTAGTCTCCGCAAAACTGCACAGACTCACAGCGAGCACAGCATTCAGTGTCGAGCCAAGCCGCGCCACGAATCGAAGGAATGTAGCAGTAGCACGTCGAAATCAACCATCTGATCTGATCGAGACCCACGACAGAACCACTCACCGATTGCCGAGCCCGAGGTGGCTAGGGGGGCGCAGGAGCGCGCTGCGTCGAGTAGCTGCGGCGGCAACGGGGCGCAGCGGGGGCCGATTTGTACCGACGGAATCCATCCAAGCGTGGGACCGAGGAGTGTGATCGGACGCTGGTAAGGGAATGGGGCTAGTTTTAGGGGTGGCGGTAGGGGAGTGAGGAGCGGCGGGGAAGAGACGGAGATGCTgatctcaccttggggagcgcgcgCGGAAGGGACGGACGGGGACTCCAGGCCTCCGGGACACGTGGTTGTCCATGCGCGGAGTTGGAGTTGGAGCAGACTCGGCCGCTCGGGAGGATAGCAAGATGGGCGGACGGCCTTTCTCTTGTGGCTCGATCGGGGCCGTCGCCTCTTTCTCATCTCCTTTATACTTTCTGTCTTCCTCGCTTAGATTTTTCTTGTTCCCAATCCCAATCCCAAC contains these protein-coding regions:
- the LOC542095 gene encoding isoamylase-type starch debranching enzyme ISO3 isoform X1, translating into MDSVGTNRPPLRPVAAAATRRSALLRPPSHLGLGNRFAETKLGIASGCGGGGGYFGKVQGFDALRSTTTKVQSGKAGRSVTKEMGHTSSGNEVPLKYSSGKAFPLGVSQVDDGLNFAIFSQHASSVTLCLNFPERGNQDDVDIVEFALDRQKNKTGDIWHVSVEGLPASGVLYGYRINGPQGWQQGHRFDDSVILLDPYAKLVYGRKHFAVEKEKPSQLFGTYDFDSSPFDWGDNYKLPNLPETDLVIYEMNVRAFTADESSRLAPAIRGSYLGVIDKIPHLLELGVNAVELLPVFEFDELELKRFPNPRDHMVNTWGYSTINFFAPMSRYASAGGGPVAASKELKQMVKAFHNSGIEVILDVVYNHTNEADDVNPYMTSFRGIDNKVYYMLDLNNSAQLLNFSGCGNTLNCNHPVVKELVLDSLRHWVKEYHIDGFRFDLASVLCRGPDGSPLDAPPLIKEIAKDSVLSRCKIIAEPWDCGGLYLVGRFPNWDRWAEWNGKYRDDIRRFIKGDPGMKGVFATRVSGSADLYQVNNRKPYHSVNFVIAHDGFTLCDLVSYNSKHNDANGEGGRDGCNDNYSWNCGIEGETNDLNVLSLRSRQMKNFHVALMISQGTPMMLMGDEYGHTRYGNNNSYGHDTHINNFQWGQLEERKDGHFRFFSEMIKFRHNHPILRRDRFLNKNDVTWHENRWENQDSKFLAFTIHDHSSGGDIYLAFNAHEYFVDAVIPPPPHHKSWSRVVDTNLESPKDIVPEGVPFTGSGYRIAPYSSILLKAKP